CCGCGGCGTCGAGCGGATCGTCACCAGTCCGGAGGCCTACCGGCGCGCGATGGATCTGCACGATTCGGAGCACAACGGGATCACGCTCTGCCAGGGCAACTTCGCGGCGATGGGCGCTGACGTGCCGGCGGCGATCCGCGAGTTCGGCGACCGGATCCACTTCGCACACTTCCGGGACGTGGCGGGGACGAGCGACGACTTCACCGAGGTGTGGCACGACGAGGGCCCGACCGACATGGCCGCGGCGATCCGCGCCTACGAGGAGATCGGCTTCGACGGGCCGCTGCGGCCGGACCACTGCCCGACGATGGCCGGCGAGGACAACGCCTCGCCGGGCTACCACGACAAGGGTCGGCTGTTCGCGGTGGGGTATCTGAAGGGTCTGCGCGACCAGTATCGCTCGATGAGCGGCGAGTAGAGGGGCAGGCAGCGACGGCCGTCCTCTCACTCCGGATAGACTGTCAACGACGGGAAATACGTTCCGTAGAATCCGCTGTCGAAACTCACGAGGGCGTCCGCGTCGGCGCTCGCGTGAGCGCCGATCAGGAAGTCCGCGGCGACGTGCTGGCGCGGCGCGAGCGAGCGGCCACAGTCGTCGCACTCGACCGCCCGCTCCGAGCCGCACGCGGGACACTGCAGGCCGTCCGGGCGTCGGTCGACGTATCGAGCGAACGCCTCACCCGCCGCGAACCGCGCCTCGGCCGAGGGTTCCGCGATTCGGATGCTGAAATCGGAGAGGAATCGGTCCAGCGCCGACCGGTCCGCGAACTGCCCGTCCGCGGCCAACTCGGCGGCGACGATGGGAGCGACGACGAGTCGGCTGTCGCGATAGGCGCGCCGGAGAGCCCGCTCACTCTCGTCGGCGTGCTCGTCCTCGTAGAGGAGCGCCAGTAGCGCGTTCGTATCGACCGCGGTCGTCACGGCTCGTCCTCACCGTCCGCTTCGCCCTCGGAGACGCTTTCCGCCGCGTCGCCGACCGTTCTGGGGAACTCGCCGCGAAGGCGAGTCATCCGGTCGGTCATCGTCTCGTCGCTCTCGGCCCGCCCGCGGTAGCGTTCGAACGGGTCCTCGCCCGCCTCGGTCGTCGGCGCCTCCTTGCGGATCACGTAGCCGCCGTCCGCGGGTTCGAACGTGATCTCGTCGCCGGGCTCGATCCCCAACTCCTCGCGGATCTCCTTCGGGATCGTCACCTGCCCCTTGGTCGTGACTCGCGGCATCGCTCTGATATTACGTCAGTCGTAATACCTGAAAAGTATTACCCGTGTCGCTCCGACGGAACAGCCCGCCGAACTGGCCGGACGATCAGTCGTCGGCCGGCTCGACGGCGCCGGACGACCCCTCGCGGGCGGCCTCGCGGTCGCTCCGGTCCAGCGCGTCGAGGCCGCCGAGGAAGTAGCCGACTATGTAGGTGGCGAGGAGGACGACGTGGAGGCCGATCTGGTCGGGCAGGCCGACGGACGCCGAGAAGACGGCCTGGAACGCGACGACGATGACGAAGAACTGCCCGGCCGCGGTCCACTTGCTGTCTTCCCAGCGTCCGGTCGAACTCGTGAACTCGGGGTGGGTCCGAACGGTTCGCGACAGCACGAGCGCGAGGACGAGCACGCTGACCCCCGCGGCTCCGGCGATGCCGGGGTTCGCGTCGAACCACCACAGTCCGCCGCCGGTGGCGACGCCCAGCGCGACCGCGAGCAGTCGATGGAGGGTCGTTCGGTTCATGCGCGGTCGCTACGACCGCCCGGGATAAAAGTCATGCGACTAACTGGACGGGCGCCGTTAGCCCCCGTGACTTCGGCTACGCTTCGTCGAGCAGCGTCTCGCCGTCTTTCATGTGTTCTTCGACGGCGTCGAGGTCGAGGGTGACGCCCAGGCCGGGCTCGTCGGAGACGGGGATCGACCCGCTCTCGATCACGTCCTCCTCGACGAAGGTGTCCCAGTCGGGGTCGTCGCGGCCGTGCCACTCCAGAGCGAGGAAGTTCGAGACGGAGACGCCGACGTGGGCGCCGGCCATCGTCCCCAGCGGCGAGGAGACGTTGTGCAGCGCCAGCGGGATGTAGTAGTCGTCGGCGAGGTTCGCGGCCTTGACCGTCTCGCGCATGCCGCCGAACTTCGGCATGTCCGGCTGGAGCACGTCGACGCCCTGCCGTTCGACCATGTCGCGCACGCCGTGGGTCCGGAAGACGTTCTCGCCGGCGCAGATGGTCGTGTCGGTGGCCTGGGTGACCTCCCGCTGGACTTCGAGGTTCTCCGGGGGGACCACGTCTTCGAGCCACCACACGTCGTAGTCCTCGACGGCGGCGGCCAGCCGCCGGGCGCTGTCGCCGGCGTAGTTCCAGTGACAGTCGAAGGCCACGTCGGCGTCGTGGCCGACGCGTTCGGTGACCGCCTCGACGACACTGGCCTTGTAGTCGATGGCCTCGGCGTTGAGGTGACGGTTGTGTCGGTCCTTCTCGTAGCGCTTGCTCGCGTCGAGGTCGAACTTGATGGCGTCGTGGCCCTCGTCGACGACCAGCTCGGCGGCGTCGGCGTAGCTCTCGGGCGCGTAGATGTCGCGGTCGAACTCGTCGGGCTTTGCGTTCTCGTGGGCGCCGCCCAGGTGCGCGCCGGCGTGACAGTCCACGTAGATCCGCGCCTCGTCACGGTAGGCTCCGCCCAGCAGTCGGTAAGCCGGCTGTTCCTCCAGTTTACCGGCCAGGTCGTGCAGCGCGATGTCGATGCCGGAGATGGCGCTGACGGTCGCGCCCGCCAGCGACCCCGTCGCCGAGTGGATCTCGTAGAGCTTGTGCACCAGCGGCTCGACGTCGCGAGGGTCTTCGCCCACGAGCCACTCCAGGGAGTCCTCGACGATGTCGGCCACGCCCGGCCCCCAGTAGCACTCACCGGTGCCAGTGGCGCCCGCGTCGGTGTAGATCCGGACGAACGTCCACGTCCAGTCCGCGTCGACCTGTGTCGCCTGTACGTCCGTGATCTCCACGTCTGTCATGGCGCCCCCTTTCGAGGCCTCCGTAATCAACGTCGGGGCGTCCCATCAACCGTCTGTCTGGTCGCCGCAGTCGCCCCCGGAGAGTCTTTCCGCCGTCCGCCGCCGCGTCCGACCTGTCCGCTCGACGCCCACCCCGTCCGCCCGCCGCCCGCCCCGCTCGCGACTGGGTCCCTGCTCGCCCGCACCCCCGTCCGAACCACCCCCGACGTGTCTCAGAGAGTACAACACCGATCGATCCGCGGATCGTCGAACGACGAACCCACGGTAACGACCCCCAGACGGTCGAGATCGAGGGTTTTCACGATCACTCAGCCGCGGCCAGTGCCACGATACCTAGTCACACGGGCGTTCAGTTTTTTCTGTGAATTGTTGACTACCGTTCGTGGGAGGGCGTACCGTCCGAGGATCGTTCCGTTTGTCCGGCGTTACTCGATGTTCGATCGGTTAATTGCCGGCTACTTCCCGGTGGGCGTATGATTTTTCACGATCAGTGTATAACGATCACCTGTATGGGGTTCGGGAGCTACGACGAATCAGAACAGGAGAACCAGGAGCTAGACGCCGACCTCGAGGACGACGACGGCGTCAACACAGCGGAGAACACACACGACGGCGACGTCGAGTACGAGTTCGACGCGTCGAACGACGAGCTGCTCGACAGGCTACAGGACATCAAAGAGAACACGTGAAACGCGGGGTTCGCGCCATCGGGGTGGCCGAATCCTACCGCACGGAGCACAGCACGCTGGCGGCGGCCGTCGTCCGCGCGAGTCGCGTCGTGGACGGGCTCGCGTTCGACACCTGCACGGTCGGCGGCACCGACGCCACCGAGACGGTCGTCTCGCTGGTCGACCGACTCGGCCGCGAGGACGCGCGATACCTGCTGCTGGCGGGCATCGCGCCCGCGTGGTTCAATTTCTTCGACCTGCCGACCGTCCGCGAGCGCGTCGACCGCCCCGTCCTCGCCGTCGCCTTCGAGGACAGCGACGGGCTCGAACCCGCGCTCCGGGAGGCCTTCGAGGGCGAGGCGCTCGACGAGCGACTGGCCGTCTACCGCCGCCAGCCCGAGCGCCACCCGGTCGACCTCGACGACGACACCGTCTACGTCCGCGCCGCGGGCCTCGGCCCCGACGAGGCCGCCGAGGTGGTTCGGGCGTTCACCCCCGAAGGCGGCCGACCAGAGCCGCTGCGGGTCGCTCGACTGGCC
This DNA window, taken from Halosimplex litoreum, encodes the following:
- a CDS encoding type II toxin-antitoxin system VapC family toxin yields the protein MTTAVDTNALLALLYEDEHADESERALRRAYRDSRLVVAPIVAAELAADGQFADRSALDRFLSDFSIRIAEPSAEARFAAGEAFARYVDRRPDGLQCPACGSERAVECDDCGRSLAPRQHVAADFLIGAHASADADALVSFDSGFYGTYFPSLTVYPE
- a CDS encoding AbrB/MazE/SpoVT family DNA-binding domain-containing protein, with translation MPRVTTKGQVTIPKEIREELGIEPGDEITFEPADGGYVIRKEAPTTEAGEDPFERYRGRAESDETMTDRMTRLRGEFPRTVGDAAESVSEGEADGEDEP
- a CDS encoding mandelate racemase/muconate lactonizing enzyme family protein, with the protein product MTDVEITDVQATQVDADWTWTFVRIYTDAGATGTGECYWGPGVADIVEDSLEWLVGEDPRDVEPLVHKLYEIHSATGSLAGATVSAISGIDIALHDLAGKLEEQPAYRLLGGAYRDEARIYVDCHAGAHLGGAHENAKPDEFDRDIYAPESYADAAELVVDEGHDAIKFDLDASKRYEKDRHNRHLNAEAIDYKASVVEAVTERVGHDADVAFDCHWNYAGDSARRLAAAVEDYDVWWLEDVVPPENLEVQREVTQATDTTICAGENVFRTHGVRDMVERQGVDVLQPDMPKFGGMRETVKAANLADDYYIPLALHNVSSPLGTMAGAHVGVSVSNFLALEWHGRDDPDWDTFVEEDVIESGSIPVSDEPGLGVTLDLDAVEEHMKDGETLLDEA
- a CDS encoding DUF5786 family protein, which gives rise to MGFGSYDESEQENQELDADLEDDDGVNTAENTHDGDVEYEFDASNDELLDRLQDIKENT
- a CDS encoding endonuclease dU; translated protein: MKRGVRAIGVAESYRTEHSTLAAAVVRASRVVDGLAFDTCTVGGTDATETVVSLVDRLGREDARYLLLAGIAPAWFNFFDLPTVRERVDRPVLAVAFEDSDGLEPALREAFEGEALDERLAVYRRQPERHPVDLDDDTVYVRAAGLGPDEAAEVVRAFTPEGGRPEPLRVARLAARAADERFVGGDGNLDDGERDGDDGDDGGR